The Sphingomonas alpina genome has a segment encoding these proteins:
- a CDS encoding MFS transporter, protein MRFEHRAVPIVLAAVLVDTIGFGIVMPVFPELITHLGAVDLEQATRIAGYMLVVFAFTQFFAGPVLGNLSDRFGRRVVLIASMLAFSADYALMAVAPTLAWLFLGRAIAGIAGAVYGPASSVLADVTPPEKRAGVFGFIGAAFGVGFIIGPAIGGLLADFGPRAPFVAAAVLALLNALAMIVAMPETLAPENRRPFHLRDAHIVGAFRPLFAAGNAAPLLLAWFFWQLAHMVYPATWAFWAAIRFGWSPAEIGWSLAFVGLISVIFQAGLSGRIIARIGERRALVIGLGSGGLTFLIFAFITASWQAYALFLLSACSGLVFPAMNGLLSRMVDATRQGSLQGGIGSMGSVSQILGPLLLTQALATGVDHGFPGAAFLVAGVLALTALGTIVWKVLDRVPPPEPATADV, encoded by the coding sequence ATGCGATTCGAACACCGTGCCGTACCGATCGTCCTTGCCGCCGTGCTGGTCGATACCATCGGCTTCGGCATCGTCATGCCGGTCTTTCCCGAACTGATCACGCATCTCGGGGCCGTCGACCTGGAGCAGGCGACGCGCATCGCCGGTTATATGCTGGTCGTCTTCGCCTTCACGCAATTCTTCGCCGGACCGGTGCTTGGCAATCTCAGTGACCGGTTTGGGCGGCGGGTCGTGCTGATCGCGTCGATGCTCGCCTTCTCCGCCGATTATGCACTGATGGCGGTCGCACCGACGCTCGCCTGGCTGTTCCTCGGTCGGGCGATCGCGGGGATCGCGGGCGCAGTGTACGGCCCGGCCAGCTCGGTGCTGGCCGATGTCACCCCACCGGAAAAGCGCGCCGGCGTGTTCGGGTTCATCGGTGCGGCCTTTGGCGTCGGCTTCATCATCGGGCCGGCGATCGGCGGGCTGCTCGCCGATTTCGGGCCGCGCGCGCCATTCGTCGCCGCGGCGGTGCTGGCGCTGCTCAACGCCCTCGCGATGATCGTCGCCATGCCCGAGACGCTGGCGCCGGAAAACCGCCGCCCCTTTCACCTGCGCGACGCGCATATCGTCGGCGCATTCCGCCCGCTGTTCGCCGCCGGCAATGCCGCCCCGCTGCTGCTCGCCTGGTTCTTCTGGCAGCTGGCGCACATGGTCTATCCCGCGACCTGGGCGTTCTGGGCGGCGATCCGCTTCGGCTGGAGTCCGGCCGAGATCGGCTGGAGCCTCGCCTTTGTCGGGTTGATCAGCGTGATCTTCCAGGCCGGGCTGTCGGGCCGCATCATCGCGCGCATCGGCGAACGTCGCGCACTCGTGATCGGGCTGGGCAGCGGCGGGCTGACCTTTCTGATCTTCGCCTTCATCACCGCCAGCTGGCAGGCCTATGCCCTGTTCCTGCTCAGCGCCTGTTCGGGACTGGTCTTCCCGGCGATGAACGGGCTGCTCTCGCGCATGGTCGATGCAACGCGCCAGGGTTCGCTGCAGGGCGGGATCGGCAGCATGGGCAGCGTGTCGCAGATCCTCGGGCCGCTGCTACTCACCCAGGCGCTTGCGACGGGGGTCGATCACGGCTTTCCCGGCGCGGCGTTCCTGGTCGCCGGCGTGCTGGCGTTGACCGCGCTCGGCACGATCGTGTGGAAAGTGCTCGACCGCGTGCCGCCGCCGGAGCCGGCCACAGCGGACGTCTGA
- a CDS encoding nuclear transport factor 2 family protein, translating into MVTDPSSFAAEWCDAWNAHDLERVLDHFHDDVLFTSPVAAAILPETRGQVHGEDALRAYWSEGLRRIPDLHFTVEQVFAGVDTVVIQYRNQKGVSVSEVLIFDGDRVKSGHGTYPVGAENPAGA; encoded by the coding sequence GTGGTGACGGACCCGTCGAGCTTTGCGGCAGAATGGTGCGATGCCTGGAATGCGCATGACCTCGAGCGCGTTTTGGACCATTTTCACGATGACGTCCTGTTCACCTCACCGGTTGCCGCTGCGATCCTCCCCGAAACGCGCGGGCAGGTTCATGGCGAGGATGCGCTGCGCGCCTATTGGTCGGAAGGATTGCGGCGGATTCCCGACCTGCATTTCACGGTCGAACAGGTCTTTGCCGGCGTCGACACGGTCGTGATCCAGTATCGCAACCAGAAGGGCGTGTCGGTCAGCGAAGTGCTGATCTTCGATGGCGACAGGGTGAAGAGCGGGCACGGCACCTATCCGGTCGGTGCGGAGAATCCGGCGGGGGCGTGA
- a CDS encoding putative quinol monooxygenase, whose protein sequence is MIIIAGYTRTAADARDHAVAAFAPMVARARAYKGCLDIAISADALDAERINVFERWEDQASLDAWRKIAKAPRISRRETHVSLFRTEKAESPF, encoded by the coding sequence ATGATCATCATCGCTGGCTATACCCGCACTGCCGCCGACGCGCGGGACCATGCCGTTGCCGCGTTCGCGCCGATGGTGGCGCGTGCGCGAGCTTATAAAGGCTGTCTGGATATCGCGATCAGCGCGGATGCGCTCGACGCGGAACGGATCAACGTCTTCGAACGCTGGGAGGATCAGGCGTCTCTCGACGCCTGGCGCAAGATCGCCAAAGCGCCGCGCATCAGCCGACGCGAAACGCATGTCAGCCTGTTCCGCACGGAAAAAGCGGAAAGCCCGTTCTAA
- a CDS encoding SDR family NAD(P)-dependent oxidoreductase: MSSAMKGSVAIVTGGGTGIGAAVVRRLAERGVHCVINYASSRDDAEALADEVGEGAIAVQGDIVEDAACRALAASALSAFGRIDFLVNNSGRTKFANHEDLDALSAEDFIDIYRLNTIAPFQMIRACAAAMKQGPHSAVVNVASVAGVFGNGSSVAYAASKGALTTMTKSLARSLAPAIRVNAVAPGYVGTGWFEKRLGEAGFAALNAQIASKTPMAIAPGPDDIAGPIVMLLDPASRVITGETMLLDAGAHLDVGLSRRPGKEI; encoded by the coding sequence ATGAGCAGCGCCATGAAGGGATCGGTCGCGATCGTCACTGGCGGCGGGACGGGGATCGGCGCGGCGGTCGTGCGGCGGCTTGCCGAACGCGGCGTGCACTGCGTGATCAACTATGCCTCGAGCCGCGACGATGCCGAGGCGCTGGCGGACGAGGTGGGCGAGGGCGCGATCGCGGTGCAGGGCGATATCGTCGAGGATGCCGCGTGCCGCGCGCTCGCCGCCTCTGCGCTGTCGGCGTTCGGGCGGATCGATTTCCTGGTCAACAATTCGGGGCGGACCAAATTCGCCAACCATGAGGATCTCGACGCGCTGTCGGCGGAGGATTTCATCGACATCTACCGGCTCAACACGATTGCGCCGTTCCAGATGATCCGTGCCTGCGCCGCCGCGATGAAGCAGGGGCCGCACAGCGCGGTGGTCAATGTCGCTTCGGTCGCGGGAGTGTTCGGCAATGGATCATCGGTCGCCTATGCCGCATCGAAAGGTGCGCTGACGACGATGACCAAAAGTCTCGCCCGCTCGCTCGCCCCGGCGATCCGCGTCAATGCGGTCGCGCCGGGCTATGTCGGCACCGGCTGGTTCGAGAAGCGCCTGGGCGAGGCGGGCTTCGCGGCGCTCAATGCGCAGATCGCGTCGAAGACGCCGATGGCGATCGCACCGGGCCCCGACGATATCGCCGGGCCGATCGTCATGCTGCTCGATCCCGCGAGCCGGGTGATCACCGGCGAGACGATGCTGCTCGATGCGGGCGCGCATCTCGATGTGGGCCTGTCGCGCCGGCCGGGAAAGGAGATTTAG
- a CDS encoding M20/M25/M40 family metallo-hydrolase, with product MKARSHSASIVLAALLTTSAMPAQAAPSDPRAGEPAFRALYKELVETDSSWPDGSCTLAAERMGARLKAAGYPAGDVTVIVDPAHPKEGNLSAILRGSNAKLPALLLLAHIDVVAAKRADWTRDPFALVEENGYFYGRGTSDDKAMAAAFTDALVRFRQEGYKPKRTIKLALTCGEETEKALNGVEYLLKNQPEALAAGWALNEGGGGSLDEAGKPVSNGVQAGEKVYQDYIFAATAPGGHSSRQAPHFNAIGWMAEALARVNAYDFPVNLTPAAKAFFGASASLYPAQTKAMAAVGAGNANEADYAAISAANPSWNATLRTTCIPTMISGGHATNAQPQSVTANVNCRIIPGEGADKILAKLAELGGDKVKVSFSDPPQAGSPAPPLTPQIMGPIEAISKDMWPGVPVIPRLATGATDGRFTNAAGIPTYGVSGMFADPDGQGVHGLNERIRVKSLLDGRAFLYRLVKAYTE from the coding sequence ATGAAGGCTCGCAGCCATTCCGCGTCGATCGTGCTCGCCGCATTGCTCACCACCAGCGCGATGCCGGCTCAGGCCGCCCCGTCCGATCCCCGCGCTGGCGAGCCCGCTTTCCGCGCGCTGTACAAGGAACTGGTGGAGACGGATTCGAGCTGGCCCGACGGCAGCTGTACACTGGCGGCCGAGCGCATGGGCGCGCGGCTCAAGGCAGCGGGCTATCCAGCCGGGGATGTGACCGTGATCGTCGACCCGGCGCATCCCAAGGAGGGCAATCTTTCCGCCATCCTGCGCGGCAGCAATGCGAAGCTGCCGGCGCTGCTGCTGCTCGCCCATATCGACGTGGTCGCCGCGAAGCGCGCCGACTGGACCCGCGACCCATTCGCCCTGGTCGAGGAGAATGGCTATTTCTACGGGCGGGGTACGTCGGACGACAAGGCGATGGCGGCTGCCTTTACCGATGCATTGGTCCGCTTTCGTCAGGAAGGCTATAAGCCCAAACGCACGATCAAGCTCGCGCTGACCTGTGGCGAGGAGACCGAAAAGGCGCTGAACGGCGTCGAGTATCTGCTCAAGAACCAGCCTGAGGCTCTGGCCGCCGGATGGGCGCTGAACGAAGGCGGCGGCGGGTCGCTGGACGAGGCGGGAAAGCCGGTCAGCAATGGCGTTCAGGCGGGTGAGAAAGTCTATCAGGACTATATTTTCGCCGCGACCGCGCCGGGCGGGCACAGCTCGCGCCAGGCGCCGCATTTCAACGCGATCGGCTGGATGGCGGAGGCGCTCGCCCGGGTGAACGCCTATGATTTCCCGGTCAATCTGACCCCTGCGGCCAAGGCGTTTTTCGGCGCGTCGGCGTCGCTCTATCCTGCCCAGACCAAGGCAATGGCGGCGGTCGGCGCGGGCAACGCGAACGAGGCGGATTATGCCGCAATCTCGGCGGCGAATCCGAGCTGGAACGCGACGCTGCGCACCACCTGCATTCCGACGATGATCTCGGGCGGCCATGCGACCAATGCTCAGCCGCAATCGGTGACCGCGAACGTCAATTGCCGCATCATCCCGGGCGAAGGCGCGGACAAGATCCTTGCCAAACTTGCCGAGCTTGGCGGTGACAAGGTGAAAGTCAGCTTTTCCGATCCGCCTCAGGCCGGATCGCCTGCGCCACCACTGACTCCGCAGATCATGGGACCGATCGAGGCGATTTCGAAGGATATGTGGCCGGGCGTGCCGGTGATCCCGCGCCTCGCGACCGGTGCGACCGACGGGCGTTTCACCAACGCTGCCGGGATTCCGACCTATGGCGTATCGGGGATGTTCGCCGATCCCGATGGTCAGGGCGTGCACGGCCTGAACGAGCGGATCCGGGTCAAGTCGCTGCTGGACGGGCGGGCGTTCCTGTACCGGCTGGTCAAGGCCTATACTGAGTAA